The Urbifossiella limnaea nucleotide sequence GACGAAGGAGTACCAGCAGGCGTTGCGGATCGTCCGCGAGTTGTACGGCCACACCCAGGCCCGCGAGTTCGGGCCGGTGGCGCTCAAGACCGTTCGCACCGCGATGGTGGCGAAGGGGTGGTGCAGGTCGCGGGTCAACCGCCAAGTGGGGCGCGTCCGGCGGGTATGGAAGTGGGCGGCGGCCGAGGAGATGGTCCCCGGGTCGCTCGTTCACGACCTCGCCTGCCTCGCGGGGCTCCGCACCGGCCGTTCGGCCGCACACGAGACGGAGCCGGTCGGGCCGGCCCCCGAAGCCGCATACCGGGCCGCACTCCCCCACATGACGCCGACGCTCCGGGCGATGGTGCAGGTTCAGAGGCTCGCCGGACTCCGGCCGTGCGAGGTCCGGCTCCTCACCCCCGCGGACCTTGACACCAGCGGGGAACTGTGGATCTACGCGCCGGCGGAGCACAAAATGAGCCACCTGGGCAGAACCAAGGCGGTGCCGCTGCCGCCGTCGGCCCGGGCGGTCATAGAGCCGTGGCTCGCCGGTCGCGAACCAGATCAAGTGCTCTTCAGCCCGCGGCAGGCGCAGCGGGAGCGGTTCGACGCCATGCGGGCAGCGCGGAAGTCGAAGGTGCAGCCGTCACAACTCGACCGCAGCAAGCCAATGACGGTGAAGGTGCGGCAGACGCGGGAACGCTACACCCGGTTTGCATACGGGCAGGCTGTGCGGCGGGCCTGTGAGCGGGCCGGGGTCGAGCCGTGGACGCCGGGCCAACTGAGGCACAGTTTTGCAACCGAGGTGCGGGCGAAGCACGGGTTGGAGGCGGCCCAAGTGCTGCTCGGCCACAAGAAGGCGGACGTGACCCAGGTGTACGCCGAGGCGACCCTGGCGAAGGGGATCGAGGCGGCACGCGCGATGGGGTGAGTGGGCTGCATAATCGGCCCGACGCAACCCCGTACCGACCTGGCAACTGGTTGAACGCTTGTTGCGTTCTGGTTGAGTTCTTATAGTGCGGGGCTGACCGACCCGTTGCGAGATCTGGTTCCATGCAGACCGAGACGCGGCTCCCCGAAGTCGGCCAGGCCGTCCGCGTTCGGAACCGCCTCGCCACCGTCCGGGCCGTTGATCCCTACGAAGGCCGTACAGAGGGCCGACTGCATCTGGTCGAGGTCGAGTACCTCGATGATTGTGTTTTCCCGGCCGCCGACCAGTTGCTTTGGGAGGCCGAGACGACCGCCCGCGTCCTCGGGGCGACCTCGCTCCCGGCCGTTGACGCCAACCGGCCCGACAACCCGGCCGCCCTCCGGGCGTTCGTCAACGCCCACCGCTGGACCCGGCTGAACCGCCTCCGGGCGGCCGACGCCATCGAGGACGAACCCCTCCTCGGCGTGTGGAACTCGGCCGTACAGGTCCACTCCTACCAGATCGAGCCGGTCCTTCGGGCACTCCAGATGCACCGCGTCAGTCTGCTGCTCGCGGACGGGGTCGGCCTCGGGAAAACCATCCAGGCCGGTCTGGTGCTCGAGGAACTCCTGCTCCGCCGGCGAATCCGCCGCGTCCTCGTCGTCTGCCCGGCCATGCTGTCCCGCCAGTGGCAGTACGAGCTGCGGCGGAAGTTCAGCCTCGACTTTCAGGTGATCGACGCCGACTCGACCTTCCAGCTCCGCCGCCGGGTGGGGATCGACACCAACCCGTGGAAGGCGTTCCCCCGGGTCATCGCCTCGATGGACTACCTGCGGCAGCCGGACGTGCTCCAGCAGTTCTTGCAGGCGTCCGGTGCCGGTCCGGACGCCGAGACCGACACGAGGGCTGCGTCGGCCCACGCCGCCTGGGACTTGCTGATCGTGGACGAGGCCCACCACTTCGCCCCACAGGGGGGCGGCCGCGCGA carries:
- a CDS encoding tyrosine-type recombinase/integrase, which gives rise to MPRPKNVVPTYSKHPRNNTARAWIAGRWVSLGRYNSPESRAEFARLCAELAATSDAATSARSSTAGPTVAEVIAAFKEHAEAFYRKPDGTPTGETKEYQQALRIVRELYGHTQAREFGPVALKTVRTAMVAKGWCRSRVNRQVGRVRRVWKWAAAEEMVPGSLVHDLACLAGLRTGRSAAHETEPVGPAPEAAYRAALPHMTPTLRAMVQVQRLAGLRPCEVRLLTPADLDTSGELWIYAPAEHKMSHLGRTKAVPLPPSARAVIEPWLAGREPDQVLFSPRQAQRERFDAMRAARKSKVQPSQLDRSKPMTVKVRQTRERYTRFAYGQAVRRACERAGVEPWTPGQLRHSFATEVRAKHGLEAAQVLLGHKKADVTQVYAEATLAKGIEAARAMG